Proteins from a genomic interval of Flammeovirgaceae bacterium SG7u.111:
- the mnmD gene encoding tRNA (5-methylaminomethyl-2-thiouridine)(34)-methyltransferase MnmD encodes MGKIKIIETKDGSHSLYHEDLDETYHSGHGAYTESQFVFIDKGLNYLLERKQPSKLTILEIGFGTGLNAILTIVKAMELKQEITFISLEPFPLSDELIQSLNYKKFLPEKVHAHFDEIHLAPWEEEVQILPNFTLKKLKLGLENFTTSSAIDLVYFDAFAPSKQPEMWTVDYLKKTVDVMGENSLFVTYCAQGQFRRNLISLGLEAEKTPGPPGKREMVRAVKW; translated from the coding sequence ATGGGCAAAATAAAAATCATAGAAACAAAAGACGGTTCGCACAGCCTCTACCACGAGGATTTGGACGAAACCTACCATTCTGGGCACGGTGCTTATACCGAGTCGCAGTTTGTATTTATAGATAAAGGCTTGAATTATTTGCTGGAAAGAAAACAACCCAGCAAGCTGACTATATTGGAAATTGGTTTTGGAACAGGTCTCAATGCCATTTTGACCATAGTCAAGGCAATGGAACTAAAGCAGGAAATTACCTTCATAAGCCTCGAACCTTTTCCTCTTTCCGATGAGTTAATTCAATCACTCAACTATAAAAAGTTTTTACCTGAAAAAGTGCATGCCCACTTCGATGAAATCCACCTTGCCCCTTGGGAAGAAGAGGTGCAGATCTTGCCCAATTTCACCTTGAAAAAACTGAAGCTAGGCTTGGAAAACTTTACAACAAGCTCTGCCATTGACTTGGTGTATTTTGATGCTTTTGCCCCTTCCAAGCAGCCCGAAATGTGGACGGTGGATTACCTAAAAAAAACGGTAGATGTGATGGGGGAAAATTCGCTTTTTGTAACCTACTGTGCCCAAGGCCAATTTCGCCGCAACCTGATCAGCTTGGGCTTGGAAGCAGAAAAAACCCCTGGACCTCCTGGTAAAAGGGAAATGGTACGGGCGGTAAAATGGTGA
- a CDS encoding DUF6090 family protein — protein sequence MINLFRKYRRGMLGKGNISQYLLYAIGEIALVVIGILIALQINNWNEERKAKRLEIELVEEVSTGLKSDLADVELNLNTLERRIVNQSKLIDWLENDQPFHDSLSFYLKNMYSYSFFSVNEGPYETLKQYGMRRIKNDSLRNQIANLYDIVYPVYIDILGVYIEDANKLKSFSPRHFEEMTFSNKVMKPLNAEKLKADNEYTYYVKTLRNTNQSYLKYRTQQTKDEIEKTIRMIENQLAER from the coding sequence ATGATAAATTTATTTAGAAAATATAGACGAGGAATGCTTGGTAAGGGAAATATTAGCCAATACCTTCTGTATGCTATTGGAGAAATAGCGCTGGTAGTTATCGGAATTCTGATTGCTTTACAAATCAATAATTGGAACGAAGAAAGGAAGGCGAAGCGCCTAGAAATAGAACTGGTAGAAGAGGTAAGTACTGGCCTAAAAAGTGACTTGGCTGATGTGGAGCTGAACCTAAATACTTTGGAGAGAAGGATAGTGAATCAAAGTAAGCTCATTGACTGGCTCGAAAACGATCAACCTTTTCATGATTCCCTTTCTTTTTATCTCAAGAACATGTATTCCTATTCGTTTTTCTCGGTGAACGAAGGTCCTTACGAAACCCTGAAGCAATATGGTATGAGGCGGATTAAAAATGATTCACTCAGAAACCAGATCGCAAACCTTTACGATATAGTTTACCCGGTTTATATAGATATTTTGGGTGTTTATATTGAAGATGCGAATAAACTAAAGTCCTTCAGTCCAAGGCATTTTGAGGAAATGACATTTTCCAACAAGGTGATGAAACCCCTTAATGCAGAAAAACTGAAAGCCGACAATGAATATACCTACTATGTGAAGACCTTGCGAAACACCAACCAAAGCTATTTGAAATACCGGACTCAGCAGACCAAAGATGAGATTGAAAAAACGATTAGGATGATAGAAAATCAACTGGCGGAGAGGTAG
- the aat gene encoding leucyl/phenylalanyl-tRNA--protein transferase: protein MPVFELDPLEIYFPPAYLADESGLLGIGGDLTPKRLVAAYQQGIFPWFNPNEPILWWSPNPRFVLFPKDLKISKSMKQVLRSRKFEVTFDQDFEGVIEGCRSVYRPGQNGTWISDEIVQSYKELFDLGFIHTVEVWREGKLVGGLYGGSMGKCFYGESMFAKESNASKVGFITLVRNLYEHNFELVDCQVYTKHLESLGATMMPRMEFLQIVEKNSVSIFNKRKWHEVFKTAVEV, encoded by the coding sequence ATGCCCGTTTTCGAACTTGACCCTTTGGAAATTTATTTTCCCCCAGCCTACCTTGCCGACGAATCGGGGCTGCTGGGCATTGGTGGTGATTTGACTCCAAAAAGACTTGTAGCGGCATATCAGCAGGGGATTTTCCCTTGGTTCAACCCCAACGAACCCATCCTTTGGTGGTCGCCCAACCCTCGCTTTGTGCTCTTCCCCAAGGACTTGAAAATCTCAAAAAGCATGAAGCAAGTGCTCCGTAGCAGAAAGTTTGAAGTAACCTTCGACCAAGATTTTGAGGGGGTGATAGAAGGCTGCCGCAGCGTGTATCGACCTGGGCAAAACGGCACCTGGATCTCCGATGAGATCGTCCAATCTTACAAAGAACTGTTCGATTTGGGCTTTATCCACACCGTAGAAGTCTGGAGAGAAGGCAAGCTGGTTGGCGGGCTTTACGGCGGGAGTATGGGAAAATGTTTTTATGGCGAATCGATGTTTGCCAAGGAGAGCAACGCCTCCAAAGTAGGCTTCATCACCCTCGTCCGCAACCTGTACGAACACAACTTTGAGCTGGTCGATTGCCAAGTATATACCAAACACCTCGAAAGCCTAGGTGCCACCATGATGCCCCGCATGGAGTTCCTCCAAATAGTAGAAAAAAACAGCGTTAGTATATTTAACAAACGGAAATGGCATGAGGTATTTAAGACGGCGGTTGAGGTTTGA
- a CDS encoding DUF4105 domain-containing protein, whose protein sequence is MNKLFACRIDAKRNLVFLGKLKSVYPMRFLKTFLFILLAQQFAFSQAKVPQLSDRAFVSAITIDPGSEVYSIFGHSAYRVADPRLGLDRVYNYGTFDFDDTFVFKFARGKLNYKLSIEDFSRFEYKYHYFNRSYKEQVLDLNQAQVQKVFEFLETNHLPENRYYLYDFFYDNCATRMIDVVEQSLGDEATFDRTPPANEISFRDMIDNYVEEKAPWLDLGIDMALGLPADKIMTNRDYTFLPDYVYKDLEKATLEGGKPLVRSSKQLFEALPEESGYLPHPNLIFWSIFLLIAVATVIGFRKEKRKRWIDFTLFLVAGIAGLVIVFLWFFTDHTTTVNNLNILWTNPLHLVAAFFALKKQLPNFWKKYFLVIGGLNSLIIVLWGVLPQDLPSPMIPMILALTMRAFYIFYSQKD, encoded by the coding sequence TTGAATAAACTTTTTGCATGCCGCATTGATGCTAAGCGAAACCTTGTATTTTTGGGCAAACTCAAATCTGTTTATCCCATGCGCTTTTTAAAGACTTTTCTCTTCATTCTTTTAGCCCAACAATTTGCTTTTTCCCAAGCTAAAGTCCCCCAGCTTTCAGACCGTGCATTTGTATCGGCCATCACCATTGATCCCGGATCAGAAGTGTATTCTATTTTTGGGCACAGCGCCTACCGAGTGGCTGACCCAAGGCTCGGCTTGGACAGGGTCTATAACTACGGCACCTTTGACTTTGACGACACCTTTGTGTTCAAGTTTGCTCGTGGAAAACTAAACTACAAGCTTTCTATTGAGGATTTTAGCCGATTCGAATACAAATACCATTACTTCAACCGCTCGTACAAAGAGCAGGTGCTCGACCTGAACCAAGCCCAAGTCCAAAAGGTTTTTGAATTTTTGGAAACCAACCACCTCCCCGAAAACAGGTACTACCTCTACGATTTCTTTTACGACAACTGCGCCACCCGAATGATAGATGTGGTGGAACAATCCTTGGGCGACGAAGCTACTTTCGACCGTACTCCTCCTGCCAATGAAATTTCTTTTAGAGATATGATCGACAACTATGTGGAGGAAAAAGCGCCGTGGCTCGACCTCGGCATCGACATGGCACTGGGCCTTCCCGCCGACAAGATCATGACCAACCGAGATTACACCTTCTTGCCCGATTATGTGTACAAGGACTTGGAAAAAGCCACTTTGGAAGGAGGAAAACCTTTGGTAAGAAGCTCCAAGCAACTCTTCGAAGCACTTCCCGAAGAAAGCGGTTATTTGCCCCACCCCAACCTGATTTTTTGGTCTATTTTCTTACTTATAGCAGTTGCTACGGTGATTGGGTTTAGGAAAGAAAAGCGAAAGCGCTGGATCGATTTCACCCTATTTCTAGTAGCAGGAATAGCAGGGTTGGTCATTGTTTTCTTGTGGTTTTTTACCGACCATACCACCACCGTCAACAACCTCAATATACTTTGGACAAATCCTTTGCACCTAGTGGCAGCATTTTTTGCCCTCAAAAAACAACTCCCCAACTTTTGGAAAAAGTACTTCTTGGTGATAGGTGGGTTAAATTCACTAATCATCGTGCTTTGGGGAGTTCTTCCACAAGACTTACCATCGCCCATGATCCCGATGATTTTGGCGCTGACCATGCGGGCTTTTTATATTTTTTATTCTCAGAAGGATTAG
- the gcvH gene encoding glycine cleavage system protein GcvH, whose translation MEFPENLKYTKDHEWIRLEGDVAYIGVTDFAQKELGDIVYVDIATVGDSVPEGEVFGSVEAVKTVSDLFMPIAGEVLEFNEEIENEPELVNSDPYGKGWMIKIKPDNAADLDGLLNAADYEASLG comes from the coding sequence ATGGAATTCCCAGAAAATCTTAAATACACAAAAGACCACGAATGGATTCGCCTTGAAGGTGATGTAGCATACATTGGCGTAACTGACTTCGCTCAAAAAGAACTAGGTGATATTGTTTATGTGGATATCGCTACTGTGGGCGATTCTGTACCCGAAGGCGAGGTTTTTGGCTCTGTAGAAGCTGTAAAAACCGTTTCGGATTTGTTTATGCCCATCGCTGGCGAAGTGTTGGAATTCAACGAAGAAATAGAAAACGAACCAGAATTGGTAAACTCTGATCCTTATGGAAAAGGCTGGATGATCAAGATAAAACCAGATAACGCTGCTGACCTCGACGGTTTGCTCAACGCTGCCGACTATGAGGCTTCTTTAGGATAA
- the uvrC gene encoding excinuclease ABC subunit UvrC codes for MQAKNEELAQAVSNLPHEPGVYKYFNEEGTIIYIGKAKDLRNRVSSYFNKSTGMNRKTLRLVSEIHRLEFVVVNSEFDALLLENNLIKENQPKYNILLKDDKSYPYICVTNERFPQVFSIRNITDRRHQYFGPYASVRAMNTLLELLRQLFTLRTCNYLLSEENVKAGKFKVCLEYHIKNCKGPCEGLQDEVEYNNDIAQVLQILKGNLTPAKLYFKEHMQAAAERMEFEKAGMYKQRYELISNFQNKSLVANPKVTDLEVYSIIDGESEAYVNFIKIVNGCIVQTETVQVKKKLDEPKEDILSLAIIDFRGKFNSHSRRIMLNVPVELPFENVEITVPKIGDMKKLLELSIKNALYFKKEKETQKIEIQKNKNKNYTLIQLKADLNLKELPRHIECFDNSNLQGTNPVSAMVCFKDGKPAKKEYRHYNIKTVVGPDDFSSMYEVVTRRYKRLKEEGLPMPNLIVIDGGKGQLSASVKALKDLDLYGEIPIIGIAKRLEEIYFPEDSLPLHISKKSRSLVLLQKARDEAHRFGITHHRNKRSKASLNSSLLEVEGIGEGTVQKLLTHFKSMKKVKEAGMTELASVIGKKKAEILLESFEKDK; via the coding sequence ATGCAAGCAAAGAACGAGGAATTGGCTCAGGCGGTGTCGAACCTGCCGCACGAACCGGGGGTGTACAAGTACTTCAATGAGGAAGGGACGATTATTTATATAGGAAAGGCGAAGGACCTGAGGAATAGGGTAAGTAGCTATTTCAATAAATCGACGGGGATGAACCGCAAGACGCTGCGCTTGGTGAGCGAGATTCACAGGCTGGAGTTTGTGGTGGTGAACTCGGAGTTTGATGCGCTGCTGTTGGAAAATAACCTCATAAAGGAAAACCAGCCGAAGTACAATATTTTGCTGAAGGATGACAAGAGTTATCCGTACATCTGCGTGACCAATGAGCGCTTTCCCCAAGTGTTTTCCATCCGAAATATCACCGATCGTCGTCACCAGTATTTTGGTCCTTATGCAAGTGTCCGGGCGATGAACACACTTTTAGAGCTATTACGTCAGCTTTTTACCCTTCGTACTTGTAACTATTTGCTGAGTGAGGAAAATGTAAAAGCAGGCAAGTTCAAGGTTTGCCTAGAATATCATATCAAAAACTGTAAAGGACCTTGCGAAGGCTTGCAAGACGAGGTAGAATACAACAATGACATCGCCCAAGTGCTACAGATTTTGAAGGGGAATTTGACTCCTGCAAAGCTGTATTTTAAAGAACACATGCAAGCTGCTGCAGAAAGGATGGAATTTGAAAAGGCGGGCATGTACAAGCAGCGGTATGAACTTATCAGCAACTTCCAGAACAAATCTTTGGTAGCCAACCCGAAGGTGACGGACTTGGAGGTGTACTCGATCATAGATGGAGAGTCGGAGGCGTATGTGAACTTTATAAAGATCGTGAATGGCTGCATAGTACAAACGGAAACGGTGCAGGTGAAGAAGAAGTTGGACGAGCCGAAAGAGGATATTTTGAGCCTGGCAATCATTGATTTTAGGGGTAAGTTCAATAGCCATTCTAGGCGGATCATGCTCAATGTGCCTGTGGAGCTTCCTTTTGAAAATGTGGAGATAACCGTTCCCAAAATAGGGGACATGAAAAAACTATTGGAATTGTCGATCAAAAATGCGCTGTATTTTAAGAAGGAAAAGGAAACGCAGAAGATCGAAATCCAGAAAAATAAGAACAAGAATTATACGCTGATCCAGCTGAAGGCGGACTTGAACCTGAAGGAGCTTCCCCGCCACATTGAGTGCTTCGATAACTCAAACTTGCAAGGAACAAACCCAGTTTCGGCAATGGTCTGCTTCAAAGATGGAAAGCCTGCCAAGAAAGAATATAGGCACTATAACATAAAGACCGTGGTTGGTCCCGATGATTTTTCCTCCATGTACGAGGTAGTTACCCGGAGGTACAAACGCCTCAAGGAAGAAGGTTTGCCAATGCCAAATTTGATTGTGATAGATGGGGGAAAGGGGCAACTCAGTGCTTCGGTGAAGGCATTGAAAGATTTGGACTTGTACGGAGAAATCCCGATTATAGGCATTGCTAAGCGGTTAGAGGAAATCTATTTTCCAGAAGATTCTTTGCCGCTTCATATCAGTAAAAAATCTCGCTCGCTGGTATTGCTCCAAAAAGCGCGGGATGAAGCCCACCGTTTTGGCATCACCCATCATCGCAACAAGCGAAGCAAAGCAAGCCTTAATTCTTCCTTACTAGAGGTGGAAGGGATAGGCGAAGGAACGGTGCAAAAGCTACTCACGCATTTCAAATCGATGAAGAAGGTGAAGGAAGCTGGAATGACGGAACTCGCTTCGGTGATAGGGAAGAAAAAAGCAGAGATTTTGTTGGAGAGTTTTGAGAAGGATAAATGA
- a CDS encoding sialate O-acetylesterase yields the protein MKAFLYLLFCLFLLQFTAFGQTEFKLFYLGGQSNMDGFGYVKDLPDSLNTTFGNVWIFHGNSAPDEAETGGLGMWDKLKPGHGTGFSSDGKTNKLSNRFGIELSFAKKLQRLYPNQKIAIIKYSRGGTSIDTLGSPRSGTWDADYIGSNGLNQYDHFLTTMKHALKTSDIDGDGKPDTLIPSGILWMQGESDAGSEEIALKYYGHLKRLMDLIRAAMLTDDLPVVIGKISDSWNDADGKVWDYCELVQYAQEKYIRTDKNAAIIRDTRYYKYSDKWHYDSPGYIDFGEKFAEKIAELGKR from the coding sequence ATGAAAGCTTTTTTGTACCTCCTTTTTTGCCTATTTCTACTTCAATTTACCGCTTTTGGACAAACCGAGTTCAAACTATTTTACCTTGGTGGGCAATCCAATATGGACGGCTTTGGCTATGTAAAAGACCTTCCCGACTCGCTCAACACCACTTTTGGGAATGTGTGGATTTTCCACGGCAACTCCGCCCCCGACGAAGCGGAAACGGGCGGGCTCGGCATGTGGGACAAGCTAAAGCCTGGGCACGGCACTGGTTTTTCTTCCGATGGGAAAACCAACAAGCTTTCCAACCGCTTCGGCATCGAGCTTTCCTTTGCCAAAAAGCTCCAACGGCTTTACCCCAACCAAAAAATTGCGATCATCAAATATTCAAGAGGCGGCACTTCGATTGATACGCTCGGCTCTCCCCGTTCGGGAACTTGGGATGCTGATTATATAGGCTCAAACGGGCTCAACCAATACGATCATTTTTTGACAACTATGAAACACGCACTGAAAACAAGCGACATTGACGGCGATGGAAAACCTGACACGCTCATTCCCAGCGGTATTTTGTGGATGCAGGGCGAAAGCGATGCAGGAAGCGAGGAGATTGCCCTAAAATATTATGGCCACCTCAAACGTCTCATGGACTTGATCCGCGCAGCCATGCTCACCGACGACTTGCCTGTGGTGATCGGCAAAATATCGGACTCATGGAACGATGCCGATGGAAAAGTATGGGATTACTGCGAACTGGTGCAATATGCCCAAGAAAAATACATCCGCACGGATAAAAATGCTGCCATTATCCGCGACACTCGCTATTATAAATACTCGGACAAATGGCATTATGACAGCCCAGGCTATATCGACTTTGGGGAAAAATTTGCCGAAAAAATAGCCGAATTAGGCAAGCGATAG